From Pandoraea vervacti, the proteins below share one genomic window:
- a CDS encoding (2Fe-2S)-binding protein, with amino-acid sequence MSSSSQYASQDARAPGQPAAHAQLTRLSETARAPVTFYIDGAPVQALAGDTVLTAILTHQRHVRISEFSGTPRAGFCMIGACQDCWVRCEPTTALAGEDRGDAQLTRLRACSTTVQPGMRIVTRAADINEIHEIHGGPHG; translated from the coding sequence ATGTCCAGTTCCTCCCAATACGCTTCACAGGACGCGCGCGCGCCCGGACAACCGGCGGCTCACGCGCAGCTCACACGCCTGAGCGAGACTGCACGCGCGCCGGTAACGTTCTACATCGACGGCGCGCCGGTCCAGGCGCTGGCCGGTGACACGGTACTCACCGCAATCCTCACGCACCAGCGCCACGTGCGCATCAGCGAGTTCAGCGGTACGCCGCGCGCGGGCTTTTGCATGATCGGCGCGTGCCAGGACTGCTGGGTGCGTTGCGAGCCGACGACCGCGCTCGCCGGTGAAGATCGTGGCGACGCGCAACTCACGCGGTTGCGCGCGTGCTCGACCACCGTCCAGCCCGGCATGCGCATCGTCACGCGCGCCGCCGACATCAACGAAATCCACGAAATCCACGGAGGCCCGCATGGCTGA
- a CDS encoding NAD(P)/FAD-dependent oxidoreductase, whose amino-acid sequence MAERAPSLANPMAARDLNVVIVGAGPAGIRAAQTLVTAGVRPVVLDENMRWGGQIYRQPPENAGFTRSKQALYGFEAAKADAVHNAMAALLPQVDYRPETLVWACDPKRLHTMHGGREIPVAFSHLIIASGATDRVLPLPGWTQPGVYTLGGAQVALKAQGCAIGEQVVFAGTGPLLYLVAYQYAKAGANVVAVLDTSAFAAQAKAAPRLLNQPATFAKGLYYVGWLRARGVRIEHGVTLEGIDGTNGVRAIRWQRAGRRHALECSAVGLGYGLRPETQLADLAGCRFVFDDLNRCWLPERDAAGRSSQPGIYLAGDGAGIAGADAAELAGRRAALALLEDIGIAAPSVPGAPDAATLERKLASIRRFREGIEQAFALPEDPAARWPDDMLVCRCEEVSARTLRECVRVDGVTEVNRLKALTRVGMGRCQGRMCGEAACHVLADASGQTFAQVGRLRAQAPIKPIPIAPMLFDENVAAIPDEARDE is encoded by the coding sequence ATGGCTGAGCGCGCCCCCAGTCTGGCGAATCCGATGGCGGCCCGGGATCTCAACGTGGTGATCGTCGGTGCGGGCCCCGCGGGCATTCGTGCCGCACAAACGCTTGTCACGGCGGGCGTGCGCCCGGTCGTGCTGGACGAGAACATGCGCTGGGGTGGGCAGATCTACCGTCAGCCGCCGGAAAACGCCGGCTTCACACGCAGTAAGCAAGCGCTTTACGGTTTCGAAGCCGCGAAGGCCGACGCCGTGCACAACGCAATGGCGGCGCTGTTGCCGCAGGTCGACTATCGACCCGAGACGCTGGTATGGGCGTGCGATCCGAAGCGACTGCATACCATGCACGGCGGGCGCGAAATACCGGTCGCGTTCAGTCATCTGATCATCGCGAGCGGCGCGACCGATCGCGTGTTGCCGTTGCCGGGCTGGACCCAGCCGGGCGTGTACACGCTGGGCGGTGCGCAGGTCGCGCTCAAAGCTCAGGGGTGTGCGATCGGTGAGCAGGTCGTGTTCGCGGGCACCGGACCGTTGCTGTATCTGGTGGCTTACCAATACGCCAAGGCGGGGGCCAACGTCGTGGCCGTGCTCGACACCAGCGCATTCGCCGCGCAGGCCAAGGCCGCCCCGCGACTGCTCAACCAACCGGCCACGTTCGCCAAGGGGCTTTACTACGTGGGATGGTTGCGGGCGCGAGGCGTGCGCATCGAGCACGGGGTGACGCTCGAAGGGATCGACGGCACGAACGGCGTGCGTGCGATCCGCTGGCAGCGCGCCGGTCGCCGGCACGCTCTCGAATGCAGCGCGGTGGGGCTCGGTTACGGCCTGCGTCCTGAAACGCAACTGGCCGATCTCGCTGGCTGCCGCTTCGTCTTCGACGACCTGAACCGTTGCTGGCTGCCCGAGCGCGATGCAGCCGGACGCAGTTCGCAACCCGGCATTTATCTGGCGGGCGACGGTGCGGGGATTGCCGGTGCCGACGCCGCCGAACTCGCCGGTCGTCGCGCAGCGCTCGCCTTGCTCGAAGACATCGGCATCGCCGCGCCATCGGTGCCGGGCGCGCCCGACGCCGCGACGCTGGAGCGCAAACTCGCGAGCATCCGGCGCTTTCGCGAGGGCATCGAGCAGGCCTTTGCCTTGCCCGAAGACCCCGCCGCGCGCTGGCCGGACGACATGCTCGTGTGCCGTTGCGAGGAAGTCAGCGCGCGCACGTTGCGCGAGTGCGTGCGTGTGGACGGCGTGACCGAAGTCAACCGCCTCAAGGCGCTGACCCGGGTCGGCATGGGACGCTGTCAGGGGCGCATGTGCGGCGAAGCCGCTTGCCATGTGCTGGCCGACGCGAGCGGGCAGACGTTCGCGCAAGTGGGGCGTTTGCGTGCGCAGGCCCCGATCAAACCGATTCCGATTGCACCGATGCTGTTCGACGAAAACGTGGCGGCCATTCCCGACGAGGCCCGCGATGAGTAA